GACACTCATCGGCGATGTTTGTGCCAGCCTGCTTTTATAGTTTTATCCCAGCTTGTAGTGTTTGTTCAAGTAGGGGGCTTTTGGCTTTTCGCTGGATGAACAGCCAACAGCCAACAGCTAACAGCCAACAGCCAACAGCCCGGTCTCCCCCTAAAGGGCTAATCGTTACGGTCATGAATAAAGTCAGCAATGCGCACAAACTCTTCCAGTGTCACTCGCTCCGGACGGATCGACGGATCAATCGACAGCTGTTCCAGCTCATCTGAAGACACCAGTTGTTTAAGGGTATTACGCAGGGTTTTACGACGCATACTGAATGCTTCACGAACCACACGGCTTAGCATTTTTACGTTCTTACAGGGGTGCGGCAGCTCTTTATGAGGCGTCAGTCGTACAATGGCAGAATCGACCCTCGGTGGAGGGTTGAAGCAGCCCGGCCCAACGGTAAAGAGGTAATCTACCCGGCAGTAGTACTGCGCCATAATACCCAGGCGACCATAGTTGTTTTCACCGGGCTGTGCAGCCAGACGCAGTACAACCTCTTTCTGCAACATAAAGTGCATATCGCTGATCAGGCCCTGATACTCCAGCAGGTGAAAAATCAATGGCGTGGAGATGTTGTAAGGCAGGTTGCCCACCAGTCGCAAAGGTTTATCGTCGTTTTTCAGGCTGGAGAAGTCGAACTTCAGGGCATCGCCTTCATGGATGCGGAAGTCAGGGTTCAGACCGAAGCGGAGTTTCAGGATCGGAATAAGGTCCCGGTCCAGCTCAATAACATCCAGCTGACCAGCCCCATCCAGCAGGAACTCGGTAATGGCACCCTGACCCGGGCCAATTTCAACCAGCCGGTCGCCTTCCCTGGGATGAATGGAGCGAACAATTCTCTGGATTATGCCCTGATCGTGCAGAAAATTCTGGCCGAAACGTTTGCGGGCTCTGTGATGGGGAAATTCGGACATAATGTACTGTTCACGGTCGTTCAGGGAAATGGCGGCTTATGATAGCGGCAGAAAGCCGCTTTGCAAACATTAACCACAGTTTAATTTATGGTATGATTTTATGGTCGTCTAAACTTGTTATATCAAAGCGATAATTTTTGTCCGCCCCGCTGATCGAGATATCATAACGGTTAAATTTGAAGTCTAAATCCAAAACGGAATTAATTGGAATTTCTTTATTATCGACAAAAATAGAAACTTGATTGCTAACAGGTGAGTCTTCTGTTGCGATATGCGACCACCTGACACTGAGCCTGTATTCAGGCCCTGCAGATAGTAAACCTTCCAGTAAGTGCACTTTTTTATTGCCGGAAGCGTAAAGGGTTACGTCAATTTTATTGGTTTTTTTTTGGTGAGGGTTAATGGGTTTATGAATGACCAAGCGTAGTTCTTGATTGGTTTCCTGATTGTAAAAGCGAATACCTGATTGTGGTGATAACTGTGGATTATTCCAGTAATCTTTGTTCAATTGAATAACAAATGTCATTACACCTTTTAGTGTTTTGTCTTCTATCAGGTTCAGCTGTGGGTCACGATGACTATGGAAACTCCCTCTTGGCGAGGCAACTTCAAATGAGCCATTGTTTTTCTTCTGGATAAAGGAACCTTCATAAAGCTTGCAATCACAATCACAGTTGCAGTTTTGCTCCATTTTATTATTGTTCGTGTTTTTACAGTCACACTTGCAGGTTGGTTTATTGCAGGGGCATTCAGTGGCACAATCGCAATAAGGATAGTAGTGAGTTCCGCTACTATATTTGTCACAACCCCCAGAAGCTGAAGTTATGGTCGAATAAAATATAACTAAAAAAGCCAATACTATGAGGTATAGAGAGGTAGCCTGAGCAGAAGCCTTTACTCTTATTTTCATATTCATATTAAGCACCAGAAAAGTAGCGTTTTTGATTATGCACAGATGTTAAAAAACAGCCACAATAAGCGTAGAGGTTTAATTAGCCTCCGATAGTATTTTTCACTATTATTTTTTTGTTTTATAGACTGCCTATTTTTACTAACGCTATTTAATCTATTGGTATTAAACGATTGAAAATCGTTCGAAGCATATATTCTATTGTCGAATGTGCATTAAAATTAATCAGTCACAATATTCAAGTGCTGAAAGTGGGTTGCAGCCTTCCATAGAAAACCATCATTATTTGTGAAGGAGGTGTCGGGAACTAAATATCAGGCAAGGAACTCAAACCTGCATTCAAACAGAGAAAACAGACAGGGAGGAAATGTATGCAACTAAAGCAGAAAGTAATGTTTTTTCAGTACAGTTCAGACCTTATACCGGAAAAGGCAACCACCACAAGAGATCGGAAAACATTGGTGGTTAGTGTTTACTGGTACAAAACTTCGTCGCCATCCGATAAGCCATAAAATGTGTACAATCACACCTGTGTGCCTTCAAAACTTGAATAACCAGCCTCTACCACGGTGGTTTTCGGGGGAGGAGACTCCGGAGAAAAATAGTTGAGAACTTCTGACTGGTAAGGATTACCGCAGATCGTCAAGGTCACGGACTTCGGAAAAAACACTTGCTCACTTTCTACTTTGACAGGAAAAGGGTGAGTATTTGAGTCTATGTCAAGAAGCCCCAGGTCAGAATTAGCACCCGAGGCCAAAACAAGGTTTGCGGTGCGGCTTTGATCAAAAGGGTTTCGGATAACATAGCCTACGGCATTTTTTTCTACTTTTACCTCGAATTCAATATTAGGACGGTGACGTATCATAAAACTGCAAGCCTCTTGCGTGAATTCAATAATGGTCTGTTAACCCTTGACTGCCTGCAGCGCATAATCAATAGCCGTCAACAAACTGTCCGGGCTGGCTTTGCCACTACCGGCAAGGTCAAGCGCTGTGCCATGGTCAACCGAGGTTCGAACCAGGGG
Above is a genomic segment from Endozoicomonas euniceicola containing:
- the rsmA gene encoding 16S rRNA (adenine(1518)-N(6)/adenine(1519)-N(6))-dimethyltransferase RsmA, with translation MSEFPHHRARKRFGQNFLHDQGIIQRIVRSIHPREGDRLVEIGPGQGAITEFLLDGAGQLDVIELDRDLIPILKLRFGLNPDFRIHEGDALKFDFSSLKNDDKPLRLVGNLPYNISTPLIFHLLEYQGLISDMHFMLQKEVVLRLAAQPGENNYGRLGIMAQYYCRVDYLFTVGPGCFNPPPRVDSAIVRLTPHKELPHPCKNVKMLSRVVREAFSMRRKTLRNTLKQLVSSDELEQLSIDPSIRPERVTLEEFVRIADFIHDRND